In one window of Caminicella sporogenes DSM 14501 DNA:
- a CDS encoding ABC-2 transporter permease, whose protein sequence is MFNLFLKDFYLIRKHLWVAMFYSFMMFFLFSSHESELYGMIYSIGTTMIGYTMIMYTTAYDDKNNSEVFLNSLPISRSKIVLSRYISIFMFIIIGVISMMIASFVLKSFNILNISRMFKFHDFVNALIGLCCISFLYLPVYFKYGYVKAKMFNLILFAIGFGGPMLIKNILRFTKKPLWLDKFIMYLHLAPKSVINLLFIIAVVILGLISFSISSIIYRKREF, encoded by the coding sequence ATGTTTAATTTATTTTTAAAAGATTTTTATCTTATTAGAAAGCATTTGTGGGTTGCTATGTTTTACAGCTTTATGATGTTTTTTTTATTTAGTTCGCACGAGAGTGAGCTTTATGGAATGATTTATTCTATAGGAACAACGATGATAGGCTATACAATGATAATGTATACAACAGCTTATGATGATAAAAACAATAGTGAAGTTTTTTTAAATAGTTTGCCAATTTCAAGGAGTAAAATAGTACTTTCGAGGTATATTTCTATATTTATGTTTATTATAATAGGTGTTATAAGTATGATGATAGCTAGTTTTGTATTGAAAAGCTTTAATATATTGAATATAAGCAGAATGTTTAAGTTTCATGATTTTGTTAATGCATTAATAGGTCTATGCTGTATTTCATTTTTGTATTTGCCAGTATATTTTAAGTATGGATATGTGAAGGCTAAAATGTTTAACTTGATACTTTTTGCCATAGGTTTTGGAGGGCCGATGCTGATAAAAAATATTTTAAGATTTACAAAAAAACCATTATGGTTAGATAAGTTTATTATGTATTTACATTTAGCACCTAAATCAGTAATAAATTTATTATTTATAATAGCAGTAGTTATATTAGGTTTAATATCATTTAGTATTTCATCTATTATTTATCGGAAAAGAGAATTTTAA
- a CDS encoding ABC transporter ATP-binding protein, whose product MGHILELKNVRKEYKDFTLKDISFTLDRGYIMGYIGPNGAGKSTTIKLIMNLLKKDDGEIRIFGLDNIKHEREIKQRIGFIYDQNHFYDELTLKQMKKIISNFYSNWDDNLYREYIKRFNLREDKKIKELSKGMQMKFSLVLALSHNAELIIMDEPTSGLDPVFRSELLDILMDIIQDENKAIFFSTHITTDLEKVADYITFINDGKLVFSKAKDEILDEYGIVKGSKDILTEELKENFIGIRDNKFGFEALTAKADKLKRIYKDNLIIERASLDDIMLFTIRGNDKNV is encoded by the coding sequence TTGGGGCATATTTTAGAACTGAAAAATGTTAGAAAAGAATATAAGGATTTTACATTAAAGGATATATCATTTACTTTAGATAGAGGTTATATTATGGGATATATAGGTCCAAACGGTGCTGGAAAGAGTACGACAATAAAGTTGATAATGAATCTTTTAAAAAAAGATGATGGAGAAATAAGGATTTTTGGTTTAGATAATATAAAGCATGAAAGGGAAATAAAACAGAGGATAGGCTTTATATATGACCAAAATCATTTTTATGATGAATTAACATTAAAGCAGATGAAAAAAATTATTTCTAATTTTTATAGTAATTGGGATGATAATTTATATCGAGAATATATTAAGAGATTTAACCTTAGAGAAGATAAAAAGATTAAAGAATTGTCTAAAGGAATGCAGATGAAGTTCAGCTTAGTCCTTGCTTTATCGCATAATGCTGAGTTGATTATCATGGATGAACCCACTTCAGGTCTTGACCCGGTTTTTAGAAGTGAACTTCTTGATATACTTATGGATATTATTCAAGATGAGAATAAAGCAATTTTTTTCTCAACTCATATAACTACCGATTTAGAGAAAGTAGCAGATTATATTACTTTTATTAATGATGGAAAACTAGTTTTTTCGAAAGCAAAAGATGAAATTTTAGATGAATATGGAATAGTAAAGGGAAGTAAAGATATTTTAACGGAAGAACTTAAAGAAAATTTTATAGGAATAAGAGATAATAAATTTGGTTTTGAAGCTTTGACAGCAAAAGCAGATAAACTTAAAAGGATATATAAAGATAATTTAATAATTGAAAGAGCTAGTCTTGATGATATTATGCTTTTTACTATCAGGGGGAATGATAAAAATGTTTAA
- a CDS encoding GntR family transcriptional regulator gives MNIVISNSSKDPIYLQIANQIKNQIINGDLKENDVLPSIRGLAKELQISVITTKRAYEELEREGFINTVLGKGTFVASQSRELLRERRMRRIEEKLLEAVEESRVLGLSLEELQEMLAILFKEG, from the coding sequence ATGAATATTGTCATTTCTAATTCGAGCAAAGACCCTATATATTTACAAATAGCAAATCAAATAAAAAATCAAATAATAAATGGAGATTTAAAAGAAAATGATGTTCTTCCATCTATTAGAGGTCTTGCAAAGGAACTGCAAATAAGTGTAATTACGACTAAACGAGCTTATGAAGAACTTGAAAGAGAAGGTTTTATTAATACAGTTTTGGGGAAAGGAACATTTGTGGCTAGTCAAAGTAGAGAATTATTAAGGGAAAGAAGAATGAGGAGAATAGAAGAAAAACTTTTAGAAGCAGTAGAGGAAAGTAGAGTTTTGGGATTAAGTTTAGAGGAGCTTCAAGAGATGTTGGCAATATTGTTTAAGGAGGGTTAA